Within Telopea speciosissima isolate NSW1024214 ecotype Mountain lineage chromosome 8, Tspe_v1, whole genome shotgun sequence, the genomic segment AAGTTACCATTTACTGTTTCCACTTGGCACACTACAACAAAATCTGTTCTGGACTTTCCCAGTAacacctcatttttttttgataaaccagTAACGCCTCATTCTATTGTTCAATAGACATACTCAATAGAAGAGAAAGATTTGTTACATCGTTGATGAAGGAAAACCACACCCATCTATGGTTATTATTACTCCACTTCCTACTGTAAGAAGTCGATAATACCCCTACTGTTCTCTTAGGCCCATCTCACATAGCAATGACATCAACAGTAGAAAATTCCTCTTTCGCCATAGAAAGTTGCCTCCTATCATTAGATGGTATTAAGCTTATTTTCATCCAACAGCTAAAATCCACTTGGAGATTCTTACCAAACTGCCAGCTCTAGAAATCCAGTTAAAatcttaaaaaatccaaaacattAAATTTGGAAGAGAAGTTGCCGTTTACTGTTTCCACTTGGCACAGTCCAACAAAATCTGTTCTGTACTTTCCCAGTAACGCCTCATTCTCAGTCTTATCCTTCAGTTCTTTTTCAAAGTACCAAAAATATCCCGTTTCACACGACTGTGagaggggtattattgtcatttGCTGTGTCCTAAACGGGGCTTTCGTGGAATTAATTAAGAAATTTGTAACTTTGGTTCCTTCTGTTGAGCAAGAGTGGGTCTCTTTCACTGTTTCACATTCATGGCgactctttcttcttcttcgtcttcagaACTCCCTTGTACTTCAAACaattgtttctctctttcctcaaaaaCCCCGAAAGGTTCAAAACTTCCTTTGGAGCTTGAAACAGTTGCAGAAGCAGAAGAGACTCTGCTTTCAACCGTTGGAGCCAAAACAAAGACAGCGAAAATAGGGAGTGGAAAGGGAGAAATGAACTACTCAAAAACTCTGTTCTGCAGTAAGGGACTTTTAAGACCCATCTGGGTTGCTGCTTATTGTGACAAAAGGCTCAAGAAAGACCAAGTTTCTCTCACCGACATCTCTTCTTCTGTTGGTACTGTCTTCATTTCCCTTTTCTCTCAAGCTTACTTCTCCCACCTCCCCAATTATGTGTTTCTTCTTCGTGGGTACTGTTCTGAGAGACAATAAGGCGTTCATAATCATTTCTAAATGTTCATGCGTTGATGGAAGGCATTACTCATGTTTGGCTGTCGCCAAGGGAGATCATTTATCTAGTTGCTGAATTAACTGAACCCTTTTGGGATTTTACTACTAATTTGTTGTAATGGTTTTGTTTTTCTGCTTCGCTTTGAACTACTTTCACAATGTGAGTTCTACTTCTTTGGAGTTCTATGCTTTCTCTCGTCTTGTGTCCTGGTCTGAGCTTTCTGTGTGTCTTAATGCTTATTTTCCTGTGTGTTAAGTTTCTTCTAACGGTGCTCTATTTGTACGGATGTGGCTATGTGAGACTGAAAAATGTGTTCTTCTCGGTAATCATTCATAGTTAGTTCAATCAATCAGGTATCTTGAGCATGAGAAAAGGAGGTACTCCGATCAGGTTTTATATAAATTGGCTCAATTAGCTACAATTGtactccctccctccctccccccccccctcctcctcctcctcttttcttttcctgtcGTTGAAATCTTAATGTTTTAGCTCCTCTTGCTTTCCTTATGCCGCTCTGAAGTTTTATTTGCTACATCGTTTTTGTTTCCTCTTCCATAATTTTTCTCCATTTCCAATTAATTTAGAATCTTTTGCGGTTTCAACTCAAGTCATGGTTTTAGCTTATTCTAATAGCTGCCATCATAACAAAAATTTTAGAGGTATGCAACCACTATAATCTACTCTGGATGGGAAGGTGACCGGCCCTGCTCAGCAGGACTGATCTttaataccccccccccccccaaaaaaaaaaaaacaaataaataaataaataaaagaggaaaaagaaatggCATTTGGTGTTGGTCCCCTCAGGAGTTTTGGAAAGAGCAGCTGTTCTTCCCTCATAGTGTGCAGTGATGCAGTAGCATGTGCCTATTAAGTTGAAAAGTTTGTAGTTCCTTCAATGTAATGTATCCTGTGTTCCTTCTGAGCTCTAAATGCCACGAATTCTCAGTAACATTGCTACTGTTTTGGCCGATAGTGGTACGTTTGAACACAtcttgaaaacaaaaagggtcTGCTTAGGCAGTTGGATGCCCATTAAAGGAAAGGCCTAAAACATATGAGCTATTACACTTGTGGTTGGTTTCTATATTTACTCCTACAACCTTGTGTGCTTTGGTTGGTTTTGATCATCACCACTCATCAATTACCATTTCCCCTTTTCTGCTTTTGTCATCTTATGCAGATGAGATCATGCTACAAACAGTAACAGTCACATACAGAGTACTTGGTTATCTTCTCCTTGGTGTTGTGAGGATATACTCTAAGAAAGTTGACCATCTTTACCATGACTGTGATGAGATTTTGGTCAGAATAAACAATTATTCTGTCACCAGAAGAACAAATCTGCAAATCGAAGCCACGTCTGCACCACATTTCTCTATCAGTTTGCCAGAGAGGTTCGAACTTGATAGTTTTGATATTGAGGCCCCAGAAGCTGTAAGCAGGTAAGATGTTGAACATCCTCAAGACATGCTTAagtttctcattttcttctttaagaattacaACCAcccttctctgtttttctgACTTCTCAGGCGCAACATCAGACCAAGTGAAGAGATCACACTTCAAGGTACCAGATTTTTTGGCTCTTTTCAAATGTTTTATTACTTCTCCGTTGTTCTAATTTTGGGTAATTGATCTTTTCATAAAACAAAAGCATTCGAGGATGAAGCAAGACAGCATTGTTCTCTAAACAAGGTAAACAACATTACTATATTTTGTCTAAAAGAATTTTATAGCTAtcatttcttttaagttttatgtACCTTGTTCTGTGTGGTTTCTGTGGCTTATCTATGAATAGATCCATCATGCAAGATATGTGGACCTCCTCTTGATGGTTGATCCCTCCAAAATCTTACCTCAGACGGAAGATATCTTGGTTGATTTTACCTGAGTGGATGGTTTAAGATATGCATTTGGTGTatatttcaaatacaaacaAATGCCGATCTCTTGAGTGATCTATGTTGATGCTTGAGTAGGATTTAGGCCACATGCTGCTTTGCTCTTTTAGTGTAATTCATTAACAAATATAGCCATATCTAGGATTTTAATTAGTTTTGTTGTCAAACTCATTGTCCTCAAGGATCAAAGTGTTTGAGTTGACATCCCAAAAACACCTGTTATTCAATATTGTATGTAACAGATGATGCAATCTAACTTTTCTTTGACTAAATTAATGGCAAATAAGATACTACAGAGGaaaatatagggaaaaaaaaaaaagataagctGGCTTGATTTATGCACAAATTACTAGGGGAAGTCCGATTTCAGTGATACAGTAATATAAGAGCTGTCTTGTATCATGTGTATCAGTGATCTTTACTCATCTTGTGTAAAGGACTTCATTTAGTTAGAAACCTTATTTATATTCTTAACTTGTACACTTCTGCAGAATCACAGCATTGAACCTTCTTTTCAGCTCGGCATCTACCATTCTGCATATGCAACATTTGATGAGTATGTATCagattcctctttcttttgagCCTTTCCCAATCACAAAAATAAGGGAATCCTTATTGCTTGATCAACATCTCTTGGCGGTGTTGTTGCAGTGTTCCTTATCCTCCCATATTGGATCTTGATATGGTGGTCAGCCAATGCCAGAATCAAAGCAGTTTAGAAGCAAGCACACAGATGGTTCGATGCAGTCAATTACTTAAAGAAAAATGTCCAGACCTAAATATGTTAGCAACAGAGGTTCCCCTGGACATGGATCCACAATTTGATAAGGTGGATTATCAAGCAGAGAAAAATTTCCCGGATATACCACCTTTGGATGTCGAGGAACATCATATCAACAATGAGGACCAACCAGTTGCTAATAGTCCTGTTGAAACTTCACaaaaatctgattttccatACCCTGACATGTTTGATGGATCTGAGGAACCTCTGGACCTGGATCCACAATTCGATGAAGTGGTTAATCAAGTGAAGAGGATAAAGTTCCTGGAAATACCACCGTTGGAAATAGAACATGTTTCTACTGAAGACCATCAAATTGTTATTGTACCTGATGGAACTCAACATGAGCTTAAATTTCCATGTGCTTCAGGTTAGTATGATTGTTAGTATATGGAAAGATGTACAAGTACTTCGTATTGAATGGCCTTATGGTTTTTTGAAGAACTAATCTGAGTTTCCATACCCTGACATGTTTGATGGATCTGAACAAGTACTTCGTTAGTATGATtgttagttgggataaggctgagttgttgttgttgttattgttattgtaatttgaacaagtttcaacaaatccaaaagGAAAATTTGTTGGAATTAGTATGCTTTTCGACCAAAAATGTTTGTGTGCAAATAAGTCATTCCTATGATTCTCGATAGAAAGAAATCACAAAAGTTATGTTGTTGCCACTTTGAAATAATTAAGGATCGCCGAAGTAAGGTCTAAACCTAATGATTCAAAGCAACTATAAACGATCCATGAACAAGGAAATACCATTTTCAATGGTCTCAACAATTGGATCAAAATGCGGAATCAAAATAGATTTGAAATAAGACACAGAAAGGGGTTTAGAGATGGCTCAATAAATGTAATACCTAAGGATTTTACTTTCAGCTTGTTCTAAcatgggtataagggtagatTTGTCCTAGGGGCAATACTGTACTTGTACTTATTCTATTCTAGCGTGTATAAAGCCTAGGCCTCTGTCAATTGACAAGCCATCATTTCCCAAAtcacaacatggtatcagagcagggaggtcaaatgttcgactcctgggaagtgcatcggaagagttttcccgacatttcttctccatcGGTGCCGCGTGAGCTCCACGTGCAAGGGGcatgggatcttggcctgcacatgcgggggagtgttgatgtatacagtGATGCTActcttccctaacagttcgagcttttaggtgaaacgctAGCGAACATGGTATAAAGGTAGATTTGTCCTAGGTGCAGTACAGTACTTGTACCTGTTCTATTCTATTGTAAATAAAGCCTAGGCCTCTATCAATTGACAAGCCATCATTCTCCAAATCACCACACAGCTCTTTGAGAATTATCCATGAATCTTATGGAGTTGTTGGCAAAAGCAATCCCTGTCCTCTAAAATCCCATTTTTCTATTGCTTCTAGATATACTATATCCTAGCAATCAAAATATATCTCCATAGGAAACTTGAAGAAGCAGTCACTGCTCCAAAGAAGATTGAGGATATATAGAGGATAAaccataaataaaacaaaaaatctgaGGAAATGTCATTGCCAGCAGATTATCCCTTTTAAATGCATTACTTTATGGGGAACAAGGCACCAAAGTTTCTTCCCTATAACATGTCACAAGTATTCACTGTCATATAGGCTGGATTCCCCACCAAGAACCTTAAATTTTGGTGCAGCCAAACAGTACCAATTTCATTTTATAGGGGAATGAGTTTGGCTAGCTGATTTAGGTCTTCCCAGTTGACACACACAATTGGTAAGGACTAGTTTCCAGTCGTATGcttctagaatttttttttgttttaagatTTATCTATAAGCAAGTTGATCCCTTATGAACATAGCTACTTTTAATGCAGGATCTGCTACACCTGCTCAGAAGGAGCAAGTTCGGATATCAAGGAAGAGAAAACATATCTGTGATGATGTTATAGTGTTGCCTGGCAAGTGAGTGATGGCTACTTAACTTCTACCTTTCTTTTGTTAGAAGTGATTACCGAGaagttttttttgaaaagagttatctatatattttattattattattgttattatttttaaatggtGGGCCTTAGTGAAATGGTAAAGTTggtccattgcgacctagtggtcacaggttcgaatTGGGGAAGCAGCTTCTCTgagaagcgggggtaaggctgcgtacatatTTGCCCTTCCCCAGATCCCGCAGCgggggagcctcgtgcattgggtgtCCCTTTTAGTCACCGATagattttttcattaaaatgtGGATTGGACATTATAGGTAGGCTTTTAGACAGGAATTGCATTACCTTGGGAGTGAGCAACCCAGCTCACCCAATCAAATTAAATGGCAGAATAACGGTATCCAGGTGTATTTAAGTAAAACTATTAAAATGTGGATTTGACATGATAGGTAGGCTTTTAGACAGAGATTGCATTATCTTGGGGGTAAGCAAGCCAGCTCACCCAATCAAATTAAATGGCAGAATAAAGGTATCCAGTTGTATTTATGTAAAACTATTAATTTTCCAGGAATGATTGTAATTACTTAAATACCCTTGGATACCTTTTCCTGTTCATTGAATTGGCTGGGTAAAACACCCACAGGCAAGGTTATTAAACTCGGAATTGGGATCCAGATTGGGTCCAGccgattctgattctgatttagCCGGAATCGACCATAATCGATTGGCAATTGGCTAGAACCCCAGAAACCCAGCATCGATCTGCTGAATTCAGGATCGGGCTCAGCTGATTCCGATTCTGATTCTTGCAGGTGACACAATGATTATCTGAGGTCTTTCCCTAGGGTTTTCACAGAATTGGAATGTCCGACTGATAAAATAGTGATTTGAGTTACAATTAATCACCTAAGAGTGAAGAACAAATTGACTTGCCTGGTTTAGTAATGTATCTTTGACCACAGGAAATTAAGGCAGAGCATATGTGACTCCAGTGGTTTAGTGACTAAAGGGAGGAAAGTTTTCCATACTGGTTTTGATGTCTGGAGAGCCAACATAAAATCCAGGATTCTGCAGGATTTCAGGGAGCCTCTGCTTGTTGGTAAGTTGGCCTAATATTTCCTCTTGATTTATGTATCTAGTTTATACTTACTATGCATTTACTCATCAGGTGTTTCATCGGAGCTCAAAAATCTCTTTTATGAAAGGAATGCTAACATTGATGGACCAGCTGAAGTTGCAGTAAGCCCCAGTCTTTCAACAGAGTTAGCATTTGAAACAGCCCGTAACTCTTCAGAACAAAGAGCCATCTTTCAGGAAAATGCTGACACTAACAGACCAGCTGAAGTTGCAGTGAGCCCCAGTCTTTCATCAGAGTTAGCATTTGAAACAGCCTGTATATCTTCAGAACAAAGAGCCATCTTTCAGGAAAATTCTGATGACGAGTCAACACCAGGGAGTCCTGTTGAGGTTCCCAATACCCCCATGACTCAAGGTGCAAGTGTAGAAAAAGAGCTCTCTCCAATTGTGACGGAAGATCTACTGCTTGATCTAATAAATGAGGTAAAATTATCAGTTAATTGAGATTGGATATTGATCTTTCTGTTGGCTTGGCTTAAGTATGCATTAGAGCGGACATATTCTCTACCCGCCAAATCAGGTCTGCATCCTCAGCATGCAACAGATTTGCCAGCGGATGTGCTGTGTCCATATTTTTCAAGATTTCCCACTCTTGCCGACTGTCAGCTAAAACATTAAAACAGGACATTTATAACTTGGATtatgttttgtttattattttttaactttCAACGGTACTGGCCATTTATCTACAACATCATTACCTTATGTTGCTATCTCTTATTTCAGGAAAACTCTGGTGACGAGTCAACACCTGTGAGTCCTGTTGAGGTTCCCAATACCCCCATGACTCAAGTTGCAAGTGTAGAAAAAGAGCTCTCTCCAATTGTGATGGATGATCTAATGTTTGATCAAATAAATGAGGTAAAATTACCGGTTAATTGAGAACAGGTATTGATCTCTGTTGGCTTGGCTTAAGTATGCATGAGACCGGACATATTCTCTACCCACCAAATCAGGTCTGCGTCCCCAGCATGCAACAGATTTGCCACCGGATGTGCTGTGTCCATATTTTTCAAGATTTCCCACTCTTGCCGACTGTCAGCTAAAACATTAAAACAGGACATTTATAACTTGGATtatgttttgtttattattttttaactttCAATGGCACTGACCATTTATCTACTACATCAGTACCTTATGTTGCTATCTCTTATTTCAGGAAAACTCTAGTGACCAGTCAACACCAGTGAGTCCTGTTGAGGTTCCCAATACCCCCATGACTCAAGTTGCAAGTGTAGAAAAAGAGCTCTCTCCAATTGTCACAGAGGATCTAATGCTTGATCAAATGAATGAGGTAAAATTACCGGTTAATTGAGAGTGGATATTGATCTTTCAGTTGGCTTGGCTTAAGTATGCATGAGACCAGACATATTCTCTACCCACCAAATCAGCTCTGCATCCCCAGCATGCAACAGATTTGCCAGTGGATATGCTGTGTCCATATTTTTCAAGATTTCCCACTCCTGCCGACTGTCAGCTAAAACATTAAAACAGAATATTTATAAATTGGATTatgatttgtttattattttttaactttCAACTGCACTGACCATTTATCTACAACATCAGTACTTTATGTTGCTATCTCTTATTTCAGGAAAATTCTGATGCCGAGTCAACACCAGCGAGTCCTGTTGAGGTTCCCAATACCCCCATGACTCAAGTTGCAAGTGTAGAAAAAGAGCTCTCTCCAATTGTGACGGAGGATCTAATGCTTGATCAAATAAATGAGGTAAAATTACTGGTTAATTGAGAGCGGATATTGATCTTTCTGTTGGCTTGGCTTAAGTATGCATGAGACCAGACATATTCTCTACCCACCAAACCAGGTCTGCATCCTAGCATGCAACAGATTTGCCAGCGGATGTGCTGTGTCCATCTTTTTCAAGATTTCCCACTCCTGCTGACTGTCAGTTAAAACATTAAAACAGGACATTTATAACTTGGATTGTGtcttgtttattatttttttattttcaatggCACTGACCATTTATCTACAACATCAGTACCTTATGTTGCTATCTCTTATTTCCTTGCAGGATGTCAGCCCTCATGAAGAAAATAACCAGGACAAGGGTGAGGATACATCCATATACTCTTAGTTGCacaatttttggttttgagatAATATTGCtgagggaaaaagaacactgcttGGTCGCATGGCCACTGCACCAGAGGCTGGACCAATGGCAGCGCACACATGGCCATCGACCAGCAGGGGCGGGATGGTCTTTTCATGCGCCCATGTGAGAGTGCGTAGATTTGGTGCGACCAagcagcattctttctccctattgcTGATTTTCACTTCATGAAGTATTCTCATTGGCTTGTCTTAAAATGCAGATGGATGGACAGTGAGGACCAGGTAGGATGGATGGAGcttcttctatacattcatTTGTGTTAGTGGTTTCAGGTCATTCTTGTAGGAGACTGTTGCAACCTATGAACTTCTTGTGTGCAGGGCAGCGGCAAGTTATCTGCAGAAAAGCTTCTTAAATCAAAAGGAGCAGAAAGATAAAGAAAGTCTGAGTTTGGGTGGTGTTTTGGAAGGAGAAACAAGAAAACGAAGTGCTAGATTATTCTATGAGATACTGGTAAGACAAATCTCTTGCAATCTAGTTAAGCCTGATACATATGCAGAAGAAATGAGTTCGTTGTTAAAGTGTTGTTGAACTTCTTTTAGTTATGGTTGAAGAAATTTATGCATTTAACATCTCACAATCAATGTGATAATAatggtttcaaaaatcaaaatggaaTGGCTGAATCTCCATATTTGAATTGGAAATAATGGAGCCCAATTCCAATTTCCGCCAATTCTTTACAAGGAGTACTGAATTGgtcaaaaatggaagaaaatctcattttttggcaattgtcttcttcctttggtAATTGAAAACATAGACAAATAAGGAAAATTGTTGTTTTGGCCAAATTTATAAGTTTCTTGAACCAaaaactcccaaaaaaaaaaaaagaataaagaaatttGTACTTCTAAGTTCTATCTGATCCCATTTTTCTCCGATGTGGCCAAGTCTGTCTGATTTCGAGTGGGATCAGAAGTGATAATGCCAATCCCACTGCTGAAAATTTGAGCTTAAATCTTGGTGATTATATGTCAAATattaatttattgaaaattttaattgcaGGTATTGAAGACTAAAGGTATTGTGGATGTGATACAAGAAAATCCATATGATGATATTCTTGTGCAGAAAACCCCTCAAATGGAAAGAATATGATTTAGCAGACCAAGCATTAGACATGAGAAATGTACAGTCAATTCTTGTGTTGGGCGATTTTGGTGCCCAGATACtgcatttcttatttatatcaGAAGTAGGATATATATACCTCATTGAAGCTGGGTTGATTGGGAAGAGGCATAGATCGCAGTTCGTGTACATTGATGTATCATGTCATATTTTTTGTCATGTACATTCTTTTATGGGGAAGGGTTCTCTGAACATGAGGCGTATTCATTCTTTATAGGTGTGTAAATGTGTAGATGTTTCCTACGCCTCATGTTCAGATAGacttttcccttcttttatagTCATCTTTAATTCTGTTTCTTCCTTGGGTTATTCTCATGTACATTCAAGGTCatctttctcatttttcttttttcttaatctTTTTGTCCCAAAGGATGAGAAACAAGGAAGTCGTCGGCTTCATCTGAAACTAAATTTATTTCTTCTTAATAaattggtttttatttgtttatttatggaCCTCAAAGAATTTTTACAGTGTTTGCATGTTTACTAGTTTGTTATAATAAAGCAGAAAGTTAGTGTCTATTGCTTTATAAaagctccatttggttgcaagagcAGTGAAGGTAAATATTTGCATCTCCTATGAAATATATTTCACTCTTTCAAGGAAATATTTTGTATTTTCCTAGTAATGAAACACAAAatgatttttgttgtaaaatGTATCACTTTTAGGGAAAATATTTGCATTTTCCTTGCAACTAAACGGGGCCAAAACTGGATTGTTTACAATGAGGAAATGCTTGATACTAGTCTGTAACTTTGGCCACTTTTTAGGCACTTCTGAGATTTATTTTGGGCTGATATTTGATTTGTGAGATGAGTGGATCATTTTCAATATTTAAGTTCATGTGGTAAGTTATGATGCATTGGTTATGAAATACTGTAAAATTTTTTACAATGCTGCTTGTCATGTTAGTGGAAACTGTTGGTGTGGGAATTCTTCCCATTCTATCTATTGGCatagattttgaatttcatcaAAGCCACTTTAAATCAAGACCTGGGCGTGGGCaaaatgtattttattttctaagaATTTCTTTATCATTGATGATGTGATCCTATGATTGGGTCGTTGAATTTATGTAttggaaattttgaaataacTACTAAGTGGTAGTGAGAACAGGCTTTCTGTGAACTAGGGataaggttgtgtacattatgaaCTTCCCCAGACCTCAAAGTAGCAAGAGCCTTGTACACTCAGTATGCCATTTTTTTTATCGCGCATGGTAGGGCAGCTACAAGTTTTCCACCTACATTGCAATAGgcgttttggttttggttttggtactAATTCTGTTTCAATTATACTTGGTAAAATTCAGGATTAATCATCATTTGAAACCTAATAGCATTTATCCAAAATAAAATGTTCTCATACAAAACCACCAGGTTCAAATAAGCAGAAGTGGCAATGTGATTGGCCTCCATTggcctgaaccctagaaatccaatGCAAAGCAGCAAATTCATTCTGATCCGATTAGACAGGAATGGGGATTAGATTCCAATTCCTCAAATCATTAAAGCCACACAAGCAATGAAGCCAGGAAAAAAGAGTGATAAAGAATAAAACACAACGAAATCTTAGACCTGACACCTTAAACCAATAATCATTTTCTTAAACCATGACACCTTAGAGACAGACTTTACCGATAAAAAAAAGACACCTTAGAGACTTGAAATATTAATTTGCACCATTAACGTTGTAACCCTAACTATGAAATCTTATAACGGGAAGTTGAAATAAATCTTAATGTGAACAAGGTATCAAAACCTTAAATGCAAAGCCATTTAACCCAGACTGAACCAGCATTGACCAAAGATAAGCTTAACAATCCTCTTTTGCGGTTCAGTTTTTTCCCTCATTTTTCTAGTGAAGAATGAAGACCGCTAAAAAGGAATATTAttacctccaattcgctgcccgctTCAATTTCCtacaattcctcacataggagtgaaaatgaccaccctaccccaccttgggcagtgtgttcaggcagggggtaggatgatcatttctgctcctatgtgaggaattggagtgAATTGAAGGGGATAATGATTCGCTAAAAAAGGGGTGAAGAGTGAAAACAGGAACTATGGCCTTTTTAGATTCAATATCTGGTGGGTCCCAGTTTTGAAAATTAAGGCTGTGCTTGatatgcataccaaacacaatatAAGATTTAATCCTACCTTAGAATGATCACCGCAGATATGATGTTCCCcattggtggagagagagagctgaAGGATCGGTAGAAAGTTGTAGCAACAGACTAAGATCAGACGTCAAAATCTAAGGAGAGATTGAAGAGAGGGATTAGGGAAAGAGCTTTCATGGCCGCCTGTCAATACTCTCAAAGACTCCAATTTAGCCGTGCAGAAAACCTGAGTCTTCATTCATGGGAGTTATCGGAAGAGTTAAGTCCTAGTAGGAGTAATTGTAATCCTAGGTAACTAGTACTGATTTGTAATTGTAATCTTTAAATAGTAAAGTATGAGAAATGAAGGAGACTTTTAGAATCCTAAATTATCGCTTGGAATTATCCAGAGAAGAGGTCGGCTACTGATTAGTAATTGTAATCTTTAAATAGCAATAGTACTAGGAATGAAGGAGACTTTTGGAATCCAATCCAAAATTATCTCTTGCAATTATCCAAAGAAAAAGTTGGCTACCTCCTAATCCACCAGACGTTCGGCTTCGGCTGTAAAGCAAAACCTTCTGTATTCTCTCtcatatttcttctcttttcccctgtTTTCTCTCCACCCATACGGGAGTACGTAACAAAACCCCTTTAGTGCCAACCTCCAACCCATTCACCAAATGCATGTTGACTGCAAGACCGTTTAGGTAGCTTTCTTCAGTCTCTTCTATACTTAATAGTTAACAGAACCTCGACCAACTCAATATGTAAACCAGCCAAAACCATagaaattttgaaccttgacTTAACACTGGGGAAAAATTAAAACACATCACCTTTGGTGGAGGTTAAGAAGGGTAACATATCAAACAACATCAATTATCGCATCACTACAATTCATGGGCATTCAGTGATTCTCCCTAATATCATAATCAAGCCTTGCCAGATCCACAGCCTACACCACAAGTAACTGATTACCATTGGTGGTTTCTTCAATGGGCTTCCATCATAATACACTTGAGAGTAGTTTCATAATTATTCCAAACTCATTTATATGAATGGAAATCAATACCTCAAATACTATCACCTTCTTGATTATCCTTACAACTGATTAGAGCATCATACCCAAACAGGTGATGTTTTCAGATTAACTGTACTAGAGCAACCAAAGGTAGGGTAGAGATCTCAGGGTTCAACGTCCACGCAAACTTTAGCATCAAGCTGAGAGAACTCCTGAAAATAAGCCTTAAAATGTTCATAAGAATACCTCACATCATCAATGGCACACATTTCTCTTATGCTATGCATTGATAATTGTGGGGCCCCAACATCAACTGTGCGGATTCCCA encodes:
- the LOC122671175 gene encoding sister chromatid cohesion 1 protein 2-like, whose protein sequence is MATLSSSSSSELPCTSNNCFSLSSKTPKGSKLPLELETVAEAEETLLSTVGAKTKTAKIGSGKGEMNYSKTLFCSKGLLRPIWVAAYCDKRLKKDQVSLTDISSSVDEIMLQTVTVTYRVLGYLLLGVVRIYSKKVDHLYHDCDEILVRINNYSVTRRTNLQIEATSAPHFSISLPERFELDSFDIEAPEAVSRRNIRPSEEITLQAFEDEARQHCSLNKNHSIEPSFQLGIYHSAYATFDDVPYPPILDLDMVT
- the LOC122671176 gene encoding sister chromatid cohesion 1 protein 3-like — its product is MVKLVHCDLVVTGSNWGSSFSEKRGKLRQSICDSSGLVTKGRKVFHTGFDVWRANIKSRILQDFREPLLVGVSSELKNLFYERNANIDGPAEVAVSPSLSTELAFETARNSSEQRAIFQENADTNRPAEVAVSPSLSSELAFETACISSEQRAIFQENSDDESTPGSPVEVPNTPMTQGASVEKELSPIVTEDLLLDLINEENSGDESTPVSPVEVPNTPMTQVASVEKELSPIVMDDLMFDQINEENSSDQSTPVSPVEVPNTPMTQVASVEKELSPIVTEDLMLDQMNEENSDAESTPASPVEVPNTPMTQVASVEKELSPIVTEDLMLDQINEETVATYELLVCRAAASYLQKSFLNQKEQKDKESLSLGGVLEGETRKRSARLFYEILVLKTKGIVDVIQENPYDDILVQKTPQMERI